A stretch of DNA from Limnothrix sp. FACHB-406:
GCTCTCCCAGGCTAGCGAAATCCACCACTTGCAGGTTGCTGTCATAGATAAAGGGCAGCCAGCGCAGTTGCACACTGAACAGCAAAATCACCAGCAAGCCCGTGAAAAAGGGCGGCAGAGAAAAGCCAATGAAGGAAATGAGCGTGGCTGTGCGATCAACCCAGCCATGGCGCTTGAGGGCAGCAATTAGCCCCAACGGCAGGGCAATGAGGGCGCTGAATCCATAGGCCACCCCCACCACGGCCAGGGTGGTGGGTAACCGTTGGCTAATCAATTCCAAAACGGGCACTCGACTCACGAAGGAGTAGCCTAAGTCGCCCCGTAGCAGGGACAGCAGCCACTTGACATAGCGGATGTGAACGGGTTGATCCAACCCCAGGGAGGCGCGAATTTGCGATCGCACCTCGGGGGAGAGGGCCCCGTTGGCGGCAAATTCACCCAAGGGGTCGCCGGGGGCCAGGGCCAGGATGCCAAAAATAATCAAACTGATGGCGAGCAGCGTTGGAATTGCCACCCCAATTCGTCCGAGGAAGTAGCGCCCCATGGGTTTAGTCGCGATTGACCCGGCTGATGGATCGAGTGATTGAATCGAATGCCTGAATTGAATGACTGAATTGAACGATTGATCAGGGCATTGACCAACGTTCAAAGTTCAGAATTCAAAGTTCAGAATTCAGACCGATGATAGGCCTTTAGGGCCGATCGCCCCGTAGCCAGCGAGACCCGCCGTGCAGATCGCTTCGGGCGGGTGTCGCTTGGCCAGATCGGCCTTAACGGACAAATTGGGGCATGATTTCAGCGGCGGTGAACAGGCCAAACTGCCCGCGCCGTTGCAGGGAAACGCCGGCCTTCAGATAACCAAAGGCGGGGCCACAAACGTTGGCGGCCATGCTGGTTTCGTCGCCGAGGGTGAAGGTGTGGGTGGAGATTTTGCCCTCGAAGGTGCGGCCCGTCACTTGCACATTGGTGCTGAGGGGTTTCTTGGCGTTGCGCGTATCCACCACACCACCGACGGTGACCCGATCGCGGCTGCAAATGCCCGCCAGTTCCAGCATCAGATCATCGGCATGTTCCATGTTTTCCAAGGATAGGATGCCGTTGGTGGTGTCGAGCAGGGCTTCGACTTCCGCATCGGTCATCAGGCGGGCCCGCTCGGTGTCATAACCGGGCATGTGGGCGATGTCTTCGCGGATGGTGGCGCGGTAGGCTTCCCAGTTGGCGATGCCGACTCCGAAGGTGATTTTGACGCTGTGAACTTCGGCGTAGCTTTGGGCGGCGATCGTGGCGGCGGCGGTCAACAGGCCGGGGGTGGCTCCGCAACCGGTCAGGTAGGTGATGCCAGCGTTGGCGAGTCGATCGCCCAGGGCCAGGATCTGTTCCATGGCGCTGGTGCGTTTGAGGGCATCCACCAACACGCCGCGCCAACCGGAGGCGATGATTTGTTCGACAACCTCGGCCATGAAGGTGTTGGGCAGGTTGGGCAGGGCCAGGAAGAAGCCATCAACGTTACCCTTGGCGGCTTCGATCGCCTCGATGATGCTGGTGGGGCTGAGGGAGCCGCCGGGCAGATGGCCCACGGAACCCCGATCGCGGTAGGTGGCGATCGCCCGATCGGGATCTAGCCCTTCGGGGCTGTAGGCAAAGCCATCGCGATCGACCGCTGCCACCAACAGCATTTCGCGCTTGGGAGCCAGCACCCGCGCCGCCGCTTGGCCCAAACCGCCAAAGCCCATCACCCCAACCCGAATTGCGCCGGTCTTGTCCGAATTCACCATTTGCGCCGATGCCAAGTCCACAACCGAATGACTCATAACGGAATCCCCAAACTGAACGGGTCAATCAACTTCCAACAACTTCCCACAATACAGATTCCAACCAATTCCCAGTGCGGGAAAACGCTGGAAAAAGATAACCCCCAATCATTGCAGTGATCGGTAAATCTCAGCAATCGCGATCGCCGGGCCACCTGCTTGGACTCGGCGGGTTTCGATCGAGATTGCCTGGGCGGTGGGTTGCCCAAACCGGTAGCTGACAATACTTTCGAGCGATAAATGGTGGGCGCTCAATGGCCAATCGATTGCCCCAAACCCTTGCCAATGCGTCCCTTGACTGCGATCGGAAGTTACGCCACACTATCAAAAAGGCAAAGTCAGCGCTCCTATTCAATTTAAACAATTGTCAAGAAGCGTCTCGAAATGGATCGTTTTTTGGACGATCCGAATCGATCGACTCTCGATCGATATTTCAGACCCTCGGTAACT
This window harbors:
- a CDS encoding ABC transporter permease produces the protein MGRYFLGRIGVAIPTLLAISLIIFGILALAPGDPLGEFAANGALSPEVRSQIRASLGLDQPVHIRYVKWLLSLLRGDLGYSFVSRVPVLELISQRLPTTLAVVGVAYGFSALIALPLGLIAALKRHGWVDRTATLISFIGFSLPPFFTGLLVILLFSVQLRWLPFIYDSNLQVVDFASLGEQIKQSIMPIGVLALFQTAGLMRFTRASVLEQVYQGYVRTARAKGLPEWIVVGRHILRNALIPVVTLVALDVPAVFTGAIVTEQVFRVPGIGSLLVDSIQRNDTPVVMAIAFIYAILIVLFNLIADGLYGVLDPRVRLDR
- a CDS encoding saccharopine dehydrogenase-like oxidoreductase; translated protein: MVNSDKTGAIRVGVMGFGGLGQAAARVLAPKREMLLVAAVDRDGFAYSPEGLDPDRAIATYRDRGSVGHLPGGSLSPTSIIEAIEAAKGNVDGFFLALPNLPNTFMAEVVEQIIASGWRGVLVDALKRTSAMEQILALGDRLANAGITYLTGCGATPGLLTAAATIAAQSYAEVHSVKITFGVGIANWEAYRATIREDIAHMPGYDTERARLMTDAEVEALLDTTNGILSLENMEHADDLMLELAGICSRDRVTVGGVVDTRNAKKPLSTNVQVTGRTFEGKISTHTFTLGDETSMAANVCGPAFGYLKAGVSLQRRGQFGLFTAAEIMPQFVR